Proteins co-encoded in one bacterium genomic window:
- a CDS encoding HD domain-containing protein, which translates to MNSRLIEVLCQRHFRNGEGLHGISHWKRVESNGLMLAAETGGDVHVIRAFAYLHDAARQNEHVDPEHGERAARLAIELNEEYMGLDRNRLAVLVEACRHHSDMQSHKSRTICTCWDADRLDLVRLGYRIDPGKLATEVAALPDMIEAARARLATMR; encoded by the coding sequence ATGAACTCTCGCCTGATAGAGGTCCTGTGTCAGCGCCACTTCAGAAATGGCGAAGGACTGCATGGGATCTCTCATTGGAAGCGTGTCGAGTCCAACGGGTTGATGCTGGCTGCTGAGACGGGAGGCGACGTGCACGTCATTCGAGCATTTGCCTACCTGCACGATGCGGCCCGCCAGAATGAGCATGTAGACCCCGAACATGGGGAACGAGCTGCTCGTCTGGCGATCGAGCTCAACGAGGAATACATGGGGCTGGATCGGAATCGGTTGGCTGTTCTTGTGGAAGCCTGTCGCCATCATAGCGACATGCAGTCACACAAGAGCCGAACGATCTGCACCTGTTGGGACGCAGACCGGCTGGATCTCGTGAGATTGGGGTATCGGATCGATCCGGGGAAGCTGGCCACGGAGGTGGCGGCTCTGCCGGATATGATCGAGGCTGCCAGGGCCCGCCTGGCGACAATGCGCTGA
- a CDS encoding glycosyltransferase family 4 protein, with protein sequence MRILIDARYLDGTFSGIATYSRLLVEHLARVDEENEYQVVVRPGFRESMTLGENFELLSYRARPVSTASYFRYQDLLSDMQPDVVHALYPIAPVFYNGALIVTIHDVQPLIDPHFSSRRPRYIQWAYNMFYRWAYPNTLSKAKWIICDSYSTRDDVARLFPGAVSKLIVIHPGLDKSKQEPPSEGQIEAIRGKFHLKERYLLYYGSTRPNKNIPAMLKAFARLKRQEDGQFADLQFALILKRDRFFRDIERTVRQKGIKDDVIVLDQVEQSEQRALLAGSQALAFATKFEGFGFPILEAMAAGVPVLAGRSGSLPEVAGEAALLVDPDDLDDIADGMARLLTDQGLRADLVSAGHERITGFDWMDTAERIRDIYNLLI encoded by the coding sequence ATGCGGATTCTAATCGACGCGCGATATCTGGATGGAACGTTCTCCGGCATTGCGACCTATAGTCGCCTGCTGGTGGAGCATCTGGCGCGTGTGGACGAGGAAAACGAATACCAGGTGGTCGTGCGGCCCGGATTCCGGGAGAGTATGACGCTGGGCGAGAACTTCGAACTGCTCTCCTACCGAGCCCGGCCGGTCAGCACTGCCAGCTACTTCCGCTACCAGGACTTGCTAAGCGACATGCAGCCGGACGTGGTCCACGCGCTATACCCAATTGCGCCCGTCTTCTACAACGGCGCGCTGATCGTTACGATCCACGATGTGCAGCCGCTGATCGACCCGCACTTCTCCAGCCGCCGGCCGCGCTACATCCAGTGGGCGTACAATATGTTCTACCGCTGGGCTTATCCGAATACGCTGTCGAAGGCGAAGTGGATCATCTGCGATAGCTACAGCACGCGGGACGATGTGGCGCGACTGTTCCCCGGGGCCGTGTCGAAGCTGATCGTCATCCATCCCGGGCTCGATAAGTCGAAGCAGGAGCCACCGTCGGAAGGCCAGATCGAGGCGATCCGCGGCAAGTTCCACCTGAAGGAACGCTACCTCCTCTATTACGGTTCGACGCGTCCGAACAAGAACATTCCGGCGATGCTAAAGGCGTTCGCGCGGCTGAAACGACAGGAGGATGGTCAGTTTGCAGACCTGCAGTTTGCACTGATTCTGAAACGCGATCGCTTCTTCCGCGATATCGAGCGCACGGTGCGCCAAAAGGGGATCAAGGACGACGTGATTGTCCTCGACCAAGTGGAGCAGTCAGAACAGCGCGCGCTCCTGGCCGGATCGCAGGCCCTGGCCTTCGCGACGAAGTTCGAGGGGTTCGGCTTCCCCATTCTGGAAGCGATGGCCGCCGGCGTTCCGGTGCTGGCGGGCCGGAGCGGCTCCTTGCCCGAAGTCGCAGGAGAGGCGGCGCTGCTGGTCGATCCGGACGATCTGGACGACATCGCCGACGGCATGGCGCGGCTGCTGACGGATCAGGGACTCCGGGCGGATCTGGTTTCCGCCGGGCACGAGCGAATTACGGGGTTCGACTGGATGGACACGGCCGAGCGAATTCGTGATATTTACAACTTGTTAATCTGA
- a CDS encoding glycosyltransferase family 39 protein gives MNQHFKSLLLLAVAGLILFFIGSPWTGFQGTDELRYGQIAKELEPGRDLFLLHFNGERYSDKPPLYFWTVGLSYEIFGGVSAFALRVPGSLSAIMCALLTYGIAWSLFKRRDVAILAALTLMVMGRFVWIGRWGRLDIMMCMFVYAAMLCFVRIYFHKAGGWAKFWYWTFLGLGFAIKGPAALVAGIGGVAVFLLWQREFKARARELWSWSGFAAMILVNAVWILPIVLLGDSASSQDMIVEQNLGRVIRPDRHVEPIWYYLESTWHNIFPATLFLIAGGVYWFRRRKTDGGRPFGDFHAACRFLIAWALFTFFFFSLYPPKRPQYLLPGFGGAAIFTAFFVDFLSKRYEEKHGDAMPNSKYYLLPGILSIIPPILVGLAVIWHEQIFSLASRFISAGSEAAEKLAETQAEYGSEALHLHIAVQVVGTLLALGAGAFMVRLLLRRRIVAAYGTLVGIVFAGYLALFGWIIPPTLQDDEIKDADHRVAEFLKEQPDLRVIVFGDDKPYFNVYEEFLITYFDRREDDEFVAYMEKVMPQERPILLIIRQDYLGRIDEFDLSPFEPTVDMPIRGDTFTFYRQRALD, from the coding sequence ATGAACCAGCATTTCAAGTCCCTCCTCCTCCTCGCCGTCGCCGGTTTGATCCTCTTCTTCATCGGATCGCCCTGGACGGGTTTCCAGGGTACCGACGAACTGCGCTACGGCCAGATCGCCAAGGAACTCGAGCCGGGGAGAGACCTGTTTCTGCTACACTTCAATGGCGAGCGTTACAGTGACAAGCCGCCGCTCTACTTCTGGACGGTGGGCCTGTCCTACGAAATCTTCGGTGGGGTCTCGGCATTTGCGCTACGTGTGCCGGGATCGCTTTCCGCAATCATGTGTGCGCTCCTTACTTATGGAATCGCGTGGTCGCTGTTCAAGCGGCGCGATGTTGCGATCCTCGCGGCGCTGACGCTGATGGTCATGGGGCGATTCGTCTGGATCGGCCGATGGGGTCGACTGGACATCATGATGTGCATGTTTGTCTATGCCGCCATGTTGTGCTTCGTCCGAATCTACTTCCACAAAGCCGGTGGCTGGGCGAAGTTCTGGTACTGGACATTCCTTGGGCTTGGATTCGCCATAAAGGGGCCCGCCGCCCTCGTTGCGGGAATCGGTGGCGTTGCAGTGTTCCTGCTGTGGCAGCGCGAATTCAAAGCCCGCGCTCGCGAACTGTGGAGTTGGAGCGGCTTCGCGGCGATGATCCTGGTAAATGCAGTCTGGATTCTGCCGATTGTGCTCTTGGGCGACTCCGCCTCCAGCCAGGACATGATCGTCGAGCAGAATCTCGGCCGAGTGATTCGTCCCGATCGCCACGTCGAACCGATCTGGTATTACCTCGAATCGACCTGGCACAACATCTTCCCGGCGACCCTATTTCTGATTGCCGGCGGAGTGTACTGGTTCCGTCGCCGCAAGACGGACGGCGGGCGTCCGTTCGGCGACTTCCATGCAGCCTGCCGATTCCTGATCGCATGGGCGCTGTTCACGTTCTTCTTCTTCTCGCTCTATCCGCCGAAGCGCCCGCAGTACCTCCTTCCAGGATTCGGAGGAGCGGCGATCTTCACCGCGTTCTTTGTCGACTTTCTCAGCAAACGCTACGAGGAGAAGCACGGCGACGCGATGCCGAACAGCAAGTACTACCTGCTGCCGGGCATTCTATCCATCATTCCGCCGATTCTTGTTGGCTTGGCGGTGATCTGGCACGAACAAATCTTCTCGCTCGCATCCCGTTTCATCTCAGCCGGCAGCGAGGCGGCTGAGAAACTCGCCGAGACGCAGGCCGAGTATGGCAGCGAAGCCCTGCACTTGCACATCGCCGTTCAGGTTGTCGGTACGCTGCTCGCGCTGGGGGCGGGAGCATTCATGGTTCGCCTGCTCCTGCGCCGCCGGATCGTTGCGGCGTACGGGACGCTCGTTGGAATCGTGTTTGCGGGCTACCTGGCGCTGTTTGGATGGATCATTCCGCCGACGCTGCAGGATGACGAAATTAAGGACGCCGACCACCGCGTCGCCGAATTCCTCAAAGAACAACCCGACCTGCGCGTAATCGTGTTCGGCGATGATAAGCCCTACTTCAATGTCTACGAGGAGTTCCTGATCACTTACTTCGACCGCCGCGAGGATGATGAGTTCGTCGCTTACATGGAGAAAGTGATGCCGCAGGAGCGACCGATCCTGCTGATCATTCGCCAGGATTACCTTGGCCGCATCGATGAGTTCGATCTCTCGCCGTTCGAGCCCACCGTCGACATGCCGATCCGTGGAGATACATTCACCTTCTACCGGCAACGCGCTCTGGACTGA
- a CDS encoding SBBP repeat-containing protein: protein MTPRMNSLGGILRAVAALALIVASAPGALVLADANVKDFEPPLWFEANEGQISSSADFYARGPGYMMFFEDQGPILRLRDDEGQFSEVAIRFQNGAPNPRLDGVESHGGHVNYFMGNDSAKWKTHVPTWSRIAYREAYPGIDVMFYGKGQDLEYDFEIAPGVDPSQIALAFDGANALSIESDGLLSVQLGDGEIHFNAPIAFQEIGGYIVPVRVAYRTLDDSTVGFELGEYDPDYKLTIDPVLVYSTYLGGSNVDWAEDIVVDSNNVAYVVGTTFSSDIPTSPGVVTPPSPPQGRGSVSASDIFVAQIEGPNGSDPAAVRWVSYVGQVGGIDEGTGIDLDDTGVVYVSGTTQSTSFPLALQIQSELQGASDAVGVVLSNDGATLFFSSYIGGSGAERGTDVSTGDTGRFVITGETASSDFPTLFPIQDTFGTGGTDGFAIVLGPPAGGKRAAAQVYFSSYFGGSGADLANAVDWNSGSNVMAFAGTTSSPDLPQTAAIQGGYGGGVSDAFMLVVSGDVTVTPTVVLSTFVGGSGPEEGNGVASGGMYEACMTGSTGSFLDFPVQSPLQAGYGGGVTDAFLTAVDYFGGESFVQTSGFFGGSGADQGNGIAFDGSYATLVGTTASSDFPTLDPFLFNLNGPTDAFVAQVYYIEGTDILFSSYYGGSLSEEGLGIALGPSGSVFICGRTTSSDLPLVNEAQDTLMGTADAFVAEIDPYGVSPTPTPIPPCEDPKYIIYTDDVETSPVTNWSMTGLWHRQENSVCITPPATSGNSAFAFNIEGQCTYESGGISAGSLQMIDEIKLPSADCVQLVYQNYVETEDYAGYDMYSVWLSVDGGAFFPISENFLSNPQWTEARVDLTPYANRKIRLRFDFDTVDDTINDYVGWYIDDVQVVATNFLEFVSAFIINTPGQAYVVFRDEFDRNVGSYVVTVAESATPGAPFYSQTFDVGAVPRAPAGPPENRYTDVFSLPLNDGGNPSSFEGDYVYVITGYDSVGGSGSVVFTETGTAKVPSTSVDNVSATRNPDDSWTIRFTDSRPTGSANDYNYYLYEQSFFTTRDDRAIQTELLVADNGRDREPVESVGTPISFEHTYTPTPGNKGWYVRSLRRYYANNGEDTGLSDVGFISPYVHGTIPYPTSRRDTDGDGFSDELELAIGTSPKDPAERPLFGDFNRDGHVNMADAIQLARATTDDALVFYDPLYDINADGQVDSVDADVLVKWAIGKAGYDPLPLREPLEE, encoded by the coding sequence ATGACCCCTCGAATGAATTCTCTCGGAGGAATCCTCAGGGCCGTGGCCGCACTAGCCCTGATTGTGGCCAGTGCGCCAGGGGCGCTGGTGCTTGCCGACGCCAACGTCAAGGACTTCGAGCCGCCCCTCTGGTTCGAAGCGAACGAAGGCCAGATCTCCTCGTCGGCGGATTTCTACGCCCGTGGTCCAGGCTACATGATGTTCTTCGAGGACCAGGGGCCGATCCTCCGGCTCCGGGATGACGAAGGACAGTTCTCGGAAGTCGCGATTCGGTTCCAGAATGGCGCGCCGAATCCACGTCTCGATGGCGTGGAATCGCACGGCGGTCACGTGAACTACTTCATGGGCAACGATTCAGCTAAATGGAAGACGCATGTTCCGACCTGGTCGCGGATTGCCTATCGCGAGGCTTATCCGGGCATCGACGTGATGTTCTACGGCAAGGGACAAGATCTGGAATACGACTTCGAAATCGCCCCGGGCGTCGATCCGAGCCAGATCGCCTTGGCTTTCGACGGTGCGAACGCACTGTCCATCGAATCTGACGGCCTGCTGTCCGTGCAACTCGGCGATGGCGAGATCCACTTCAACGCCCCGATCGCTTTCCAGGAAATCGGCGGTTACATCGTTCCGGTCCGGGTCGCTTATCGGACTCTTGACGATTCGACAGTCGGTTTCGAGCTGGGTGAGTACGATCCGGACTACAAACTGACCATCGACCCGGTGCTCGTCTACTCGACATACTTGGGTGGCTCCAATGTGGACTGGGCCGAAGACATCGTGGTCGATTCGAACAATGTCGCCTATGTTGTGGGGACAACGTTCTCCAGCGATATCCCGACGAGTCCTGGTGTGGTCACTCCCCCCTCTCCGCCGCAGGGCCGCGGCTCTGTGTCCGCATCGGACATCTTCGTGGCCCAGATCGAGGGGCCAAACGGCAGCGATCCCGCCGCGGTGCGCTGGGTCAGTTATGTCGGCCAGGTCGGTGGCATCGACGAAGGGACGGGGATCGATCTTGATGATACCGGGGTCGTGTATGTCTCCGGCACAACCCAATCGACCAGCTTCCCACTTGCTCTTCAGATTCAGTCGGAGCTTCAGGGTGCCTCGGACGCCGTCGGTGTTGTCTTGTCCAACGATGGAGCGACGCTGTTCTTCTCCTCGTATATCGGTGGTTCCGGCGCAGAGCGCGGAACAGACGTCTCCACAGGAGACACTGGGCGATTTGTTATCACAGGTGAGACTGCTTCTTCCGACTTCCCCACTTTGTTCCCGATCCAGGATACATTCGGAACGGGCGGCACCGATGGCTTTGCCATCGTCCTCGGCCCTCCGGCTGGCGGGAAGAGGGCTGCCGCGCAGGTCTACTTCTCCTCCTACTTCGGTGGATCGGGTGCCGACCTGGCGAATGCAGTAGATTGGAATTCCGGCAGTAACGTGATGGCATTTGCGGGGACAACGTCCTCGCCTGATCTCCCACAGACTGCAGCGATTCAGGGAGGCTACGGAGGGGGTGTGTCTGACGCCTTCATGCTCGTGGTCAGCGGGGATGTGACAGTGACTCCGACGGTTGTCCTGTCGACGTTTGTCGGCGGCTCGGGTCCCGAGGAAGGCAATGGTGTAGCCTCTGGTGGAATGTACGAAGCCTGCATGACTGGATCGACCGGCTCGTTCCTTGACTTCCCTGTTCAGAGTCCATTGCAAGCGGGCTATGGCGGCGGCGTCACTGATGCCTTCCTGACGGCCGTGGATTACTTTGGCGGAGAGAGCTTTGTGCAGACATCCGGCTTCTTTGGCGGCTCAGGCGCAGACCAGGGGAATGGCATCGCCTTCGATGGGTCATATGCCACTTTAGTCGGAACAACAGCATCATCAGACTTCCCAACATTGGACCCATTCCTTTTCAATCTGAACGGACCGACCGATGCGTTCGTCGCACAGGTCTACTACATCGAGGGCACAGACATCCTCTTCAGTTCCTACTACGGAGGAAGCCTCTCCGAAGAGGGCCTGGGGATCGCCCTCGGGCCATCGGGATCGGTCTTTATATGCGGCCGGACAACTTCCAGCGACTTGCCGCTAGTTAACGAAGCACAGGACACGTTGATGGGAACGGCTGATGCCTTTGTCGCGGAAATCGACCCGTACGGGGTCAGCCCCACGCCGACACCGATTCCTCCCTGCGAGGATCCGAAATACATCATCTACACCGACGATGTCGAAACATCGCCGGTGACGAACTGGTCGATGACGGGATTGTGGCATCGCCAGGAGAACTCGGTCTGTATCACTCCGCCGGCAACGAGTGGCAATTCGGCCTTCGCATTCAACATCGAAGGACAATGTACCTACGAGAGCGGCGGCATCTCCGCCGGTTCGCTCCAGATGATCGACGAAATCAAGCTTCCGAGCGCCGATTGTGTTCAGCTCGTCTACCAGAACTACGTGGAGACAGAGGATTATGCGGGCTACGACATGTACAGCGTGTGGCTGTCGGTCGATGGTGGAGCCTTCTTCCCCATCTCGGAGAATTTCCTCTCTAATCCCCAGTGGACCGAGGCACGAGTCGACCTGACTCCGTATGCGAATCGCAAGATCCGCCTGCGCTTCGACTTCGATACCGTCGATGATACGATTAACGACTACGTCGGATGGTACATCGACGATGTTCAGGTGGTGGCGACAAACTTCCTGGAGTTCGTGAGCGCCTTCATTATCAACACGCCGGGCCAGGCTTATGTCGTGTTCCGCGACGAGTTCGATCGCAATGTCGGTTCGTATGTCGTGACAGTAGCCGAGTCAGCAACACCGGGCGCGCCCTTCTATTCGCAGACCTTCGACGTGGGAGCCGTGCCGAGGGCCCCGGCCGGTCCGCCCGAGAACCGCTATACGGATGTCTTCTCGCTGCCACTGAATGACGGCGGGAACCCGAGTTCGTTCGAAGGCGATTATGTCTACGTGATTACCGGATACGATAGTGTCGGTGGATCGGGATCCGTCGTCTTCACTGAGACTGGTACAGCGAAGGTTCCGTCGACCTCGGTTGACAATGTGAGCGCAACCCGGAATCCCGACGATTCCTGGACGATCCGCTTCACCGATTCGCGTCCGACGGGATCTGCCAACGACTACAACTACTATCTGTACGAGCAGTCGTTCTTCACGACACGTGATGATCGCGCGATTCAGACGGAACTGCTTGTTGCCGATAACGGCCGCGATCGTGAGCCGGTGGAAAGCGTCGGCACTCCGATCTCGTTCGAGCACACATACACGCCAACGCCCGGCAACAAGGGCTGGTACGTGCGTTCGCTGCGTCGCTACTACGCGAACAACGGCGAGGACACGGGCCTGTCCGATGTCGGATTCATTTCACCCTATGTGCACGGCACGATCCCGTATCCGACCAGCAGGCGCGACACCGATGGCGATGGGTTCAGTGATGAGCTCGAGCTTGCGATCGGAACATCGCCGAAGGATCCGGCAGAGCGACCGCTCTTCGGTGACTTCAATCGCGATGGACACGTCAATATGGCCGACGCAATCCAGTTGGCTCGTGCGACTACCGATGACGCGCTTGTCTTCTACGATCCGCTGTACGATATCAATGCTGACGGCCAGGTGGATTCTGTCGATGCCGATGTGCTTGTGAAGTGGGCAATCGGTAAGGCGGGTTACGATCCATTGCCCTTGCGGGAGCCGCTGGAAGAGTAA
- a CDS encoding ferritin, with protein MDQKALISDAMQDSINQQVANELYSSNAYLSIAGYLDSLGLSVMSQRFFEQSDEERAHAMKFVHYLLEVGGDLVINAIPEPANKFKSVREAVAASLQQEKEVTRQINQMMTLARSEDDHATASFLQWFVDEQVEEISTMSNLLQVVEMAGDNLLLVEDRLLKIQTIGNQT; from the coding sequence ATGGATCAAAAGGCACTGATTTCCGACGCCATGCAAGACTCGATTAATCAGCAGGTTGCTAATGAACTATACTCTTCGAACGCCTATCTGTCCATCGCTGGATATCTGGATTCACTCGGTTTGAGCGTGATGTCCCAGCGATTCTTCGAGCAATCCGACGAAGAGCGCGCCCACGCGATGAAATTCGTCCACTACCTTCTCGAGGTCGGTGGCGATCTCGTCATCAACGCCATTCCAGAGCCTGCGAACAAATTCAAGTCCGTCCGCGAGGCGGTGGCTGCTTCCCTGCAGCAGGAGAAGGAAGTGACTCGCCAGATCAACCAGATGATGACCCTTGCTCGAAGCGAAGACGATCACGCCACCGCGAGCTTCCTGCAGTGGTTCGTCGATGAGCAGGTCGAGGAGATCAGCACGATGAGCAACCTTCTCCAGGTCGTTGAGATGGCGGGAGACAACCTCCTTCTGGTCGAAGATCGTTTATTGAAAATTCAGACGATCGGCAACCAGACTTAA
- a CDS encoding outer membrane lipoprotein carrier protein LolA: MRRLSLVFCTALTLLFLVPILAQDEATPEPTPAPKGNDAVEFLKQIEAKNKDIETLWGKFHQLRVNPMFMEEVESNGEFWYTKPNHFRADYFEPSEIRFYMFKDAILSYTPSLQQVEKYPVENEDSAPINQLLVGFGVETERILDVFNVRMAEKQPEDENLVSIAFVSRDVERTMGYQRITVTFDRKKLEPKEIFLEEEQDTVTVTLQEVKFNAKIPPETYEPDWGDDVEVITY, from the coding sequence ATGCGCAGACTCTCTCTGGTTTTTTGTACAGCACTGACTTTACTCTTCTTAGTTCCGATTCTGGCGCAAGATGAGGCGACGCCGGAGCCGACCCCGGCCCCGAAGGGCAATGACGCCGTCGAGTTCCTGAAGCAGATCGAGGCCAAGAATAAGGATATCGAGACGCTGTGGGGGAAGTTCCATCAGCTTCGGGTCAACCCGATGTTCATGGAAGAGGTGGAGAGCAACGGCGAATTCTGGTACACCAAGCCGAATCACTTCCGGGCGGACTACTTCGAGCCATCCGAGATTCGCTTCTACATGTTCAAAGACGCGATTCTGAGCTACACGCCCAGCCTGCAGCAGGTCGAGAAGTACCCGGTCGAGAATGAAGATTCCGCCCCGATCAACCAGTTGCTGGTAGGATTCGGCGTAGAGACAGAGCGTATTCTGGATGTCTTCAATGTCCGGATGGCCGAAAAGCAGCCGGAGGACGAGAATCTCGTCAGCATCGCCTTTGTCTCGCGCGATGTGGAGCGGACAATGGGTTACCAGCGCATCACAGTAACGTTCGATCGGAAGAAGCTGGAGCCGAAGGAGATCTTCCTCGAGGAAGAGCAGGACACGGTCACGGTGACCCTCCAAGAGGTGAAGTTCAACGCGAAGATCCCGCCGGAGACTTATGAGCCGGACTGGGGTGACGACGTGGAAGTGATCACGTATTGA
- a CDS encoding PQQ-dependent sugar dehydrogenase, giving the protein MHHHRIGLGMFALCLGLASSASAASDYQWTFNDNGFTDYVLTSVSSEQVFSGTLPANDPTINLIVGKRYEVTVVNYMPHPFEVLAMGDTAAGDTVILSMSGGGTLQSDAAINWTYNGAGVAEFTVTSALVTAMEGTASQSPGYRCEIHAAAMRGDFEIFGNGSPIADPIPEAIPMGSVAIDLEPVATGLASPLGMLDPGDGTNRVFVYDQGGTVTLIQNGTPAATPFLDVSNRLIDLGIVNGVNIGYDERGLLGMAFHPNFSSNGLVYTYTSEPVAGSADFSTIPGGDSANHQSVIAEWQVSAGDANVIDEGTRREILRVDQSEFNHNGGEIAFGPDGMLYIAFGDGGGADDQDGGSSPGGILTTGHGEGGNGSDPSTILGTIVRIDVAGSDSANGQYGIPGDNPFVGQAGMLDGIYAYGFRNPFRFSFDTANGDLYVADVGQNQVEEIDLVTAGGNYGWRLKEGSFYFDPADASTAGFVTDVPAEPLPAGLIDPIAEYDHDEGISIIGGYVYRGTDVPDLDGKYIFGDFGTFSTPTGRLFYLDTGNEIKELQFSSTRRDIGIWIKGMAQDSAGEVYVLGSTTLTPFGSTGVVYKLATPAPASVTGWMAY; this is encoded by the coding sequence ATGCATCACCACCGAATTGGATTGGGTATGTTCGCATTATGCCTGGGTCTCGCATCCAGCGCGTCGGCTGCATCCGATTATCAATGGACTTTCAATGACAATGGCTTCACGGACTACGTGTTGACCAGTGTGTCATCCGAGCAGGTCTTCAGCGGTACCCTGCCGGCCAACGACCCGACGATCAACCTGATCGTCGGAAAGCGCTATGAGGTCACGGTCGTCAACTACATGCCGCACCCTTTTGAGGTCCTGGCAATGGGCGATACGGCGGCAGGCGATACTGTGATTCTGTCCATGTCCGGCGGCGGAACGCTGCAGTCGGATGCAGCAATCAACTGGACCTACAATGGAGCCGGCGTGGCCGAATTCACCGTCACGTCTGCGCTTGTCACTGCAATGGAAGGCACGGCCAGTCAGTCGCCGGGCTACCGTTGCGAAATTCACGCGGCCGCCATGCGCGGGGACTTCGAGATCTTCGGTAACGGCTCGCCGATAGCCGATCCGATTCCCGAGGCAATCCCAATGGGCTCCGTCGCGATCGACCTTGAACCTGTGGCGACAGGACTTGCCTCTCCACTTGGAATGCTGGATCCAGGCGATGGAACCAATCGTGTCTTTGTGTACGATCAGGGAGGCACGGTAACGTTGATTCAGAACGGAACCCCCGCCGCCACGCCATTCCTGGATGTCAGCAATCGACTGATCGACCTTGGGATCGTGAATGGGGTCAATATCGGCTACGACGAGCGGGGCCTTCTCGGGATGGCCTTTCATCCGAACTTCTCATCGAACGGATTGGTCTATACGTACACCTCCGAACCGGTCGCCGGATCTGCGGATTTCAGCACCATCCCCGGTGGGGATTCTGCGAATCATCAATCCGTTATCGCTGAGTGGCAGGTCTCCGCGGGCGATGCCAACGTGATCGACGAAGGCACACGCCGCGAGATCCTTCGTGTCGACCAATCAGAGTTCAATCACAACGGCGGAGAGATCGCTTTTGGCCCGGATGGGATGCTCTACATTGCATTCGGCGACGGCGGGGGAGCGGACGATCAGGATGGAGGCAGCTCGCCGGGCGGCATTCTCACCACCGGCCACGGCGAAGGCGGCAACGGCAGCGACCCAAGCACCATCCTGGGCACGATTGTTCGCATCGATGTTGCCGGGAGCGACTCGGCGAATGGGCAGTATGGAATTCCCGGAGACAATCCGTTCGTTGGGCAGGCCGGAATGCTGGATGGAATCTACGCCTATGGCTTCCGGAATCCCTTCCGCTTCAGCTTCGATACGGCGAACGGAGACTTGTACGTCGCAGACGTCGGACAGAATCAGGTGGAGGAGATCGATCTGGTGACCGCCGGCGGCAACTACGGCTGGAGACTGAAAGAGGGCTCCTTCTATTTCGATCCCGCCGATGCATCCACGGCCGGCTTCGTGACGGATGTGCCCGCCGAACCGCTTCCTGCAGGCCTGATTGACCCCATCGCCGAGTACGACCACGACGAGGGAATTTCAATTATCGGCGGCTACGTCTACCGCGGAACAGATGTGCCGGATCTCGATGGAAAGTACATCTTCGGCGACTTCGGGACCTTCAGCACTCCCACCGGTCGGCTCTTCTATCTCGACACCGGAAACGAGATCAAAGAGCTGCAATTCAGCTCAACGCGTCGTGATATTGGAATCTGGATCAAGGGCATGGCGCAAGACAGCGCCGGCGAAGTCTATGTCCTGGGCTCCACCACACTTACTCCATTTGGCAGCACGGGCGTCGTTTACAAACTGGCGACTCCGGCCCCTGCTTCCGTAACGGGATGGATGGCTTACTGA